In the Streptomyces sp. cg36 genome, one interval contains:
- a CDS encoding LLM class F420-dependent oxidoreductase has protein sequence MRLGLALGYWGRGPDPGQLALVQEAERLGYASVWTAEAWGSDAFTALTWIAAHTSRIRLGTAVAQMAARTPTATAMHALTLDHLSGGRLTLGLGLSGPQVVEGWYGRPFPSSPLTATREYVDVVRQVLARGGPVELDGRFHPHPYRGADGTGLGRALKSITHPLRADLPVVLGAEGPRNIAQTVEIADGWLPLYWSPDRPGAYASALAGLREGFLVAPMVRARVCDDVAEGLLPVKAMLGFYIGGMGHTARNFHADLMARMGYEGEARRIQKLFAEGRREEAVLAVPDAFADEISLVGPRGRIADRLQAWRAGPVTDLLVTSPDPTTLRVLAELNG, from the coding sequence ATGCGGCTCGGACTCGCACTCGGCTACTGGGGGCGCGGCCCCGACCCCGGCCAACTCGCCCTCGTCCAGGAGGCCGAGCGGCTCGGCTACGCCTCGGTGTGGACGGCGGAAGCCTGGGGCTCCGACGCGTTCACCGCGCTGACCTGGATCGCCGCCCACACCTCGCGGATCCGCCTCGGTACGGCGGTGGCGCAGATGGCGGCCCGCACCCCGACCGCGACCGCGATGCACGCCCTCACCCTGGACCACCTCTCCGGCGGCCGGCTGACCCTGGGCCTCGGGCTCTCCGGGCCCCAGGTGGTGGAGGGCTGGTACGGACGGCCCTTCCCGTCGAGCCCGCTGACCGCCACCCGCGAGTACGTGGACGTGGTGCGCCAGGTCCTCGCGCGCGGGGGGCCGGTCGAGCTGGACGGCCGCTTCCACCCGCACCCCTACCGGGGCGCCGACGGCACCGGGCTCGGCCGGGCGCTGAAGTCCATCACGCATCCGCTGCGGGCGGACCTGCCGGTGGTGCTCGGCGCCGAGGGCCCCAGGAACATCGCCCAGACCGTCGAGATCGCCGACGGCTGGCTGCCGCTGTACTGGTCGCCCGACCGGCCCGGCGCGTACGCGAGCGCGCTGGCCGGGCTGCGCGAGGGGTTCCTGGTGGCGCCGATGGTGCGCGCCCGGGTCTGCGACGACGTGGCCGAGGGGCTGCTGCCGGTCAAGGCCATGCTCGGCTTCTACATCGGCGGCATGGGGCACACCGCCCGCAACTTCCACGCCGACCTCATGGCGCGGATGGGGTACGAGGGCGAGGCCCGCCGCATCCAGAAGCTGTTCGCCGAGGGGCGCCGCGAGGAAGCGGTGCTCGCCGTGCCGGACGCGTTCGCCGACGAGATCTCGCTGGTCGGGCCGCGCGGGCGGATCGCGGACCGGCTCCAGGCGTGGCGCGCGGGCCCGGTGACGGACCTCCTGGTCACCTCACCGGACCCGACGACACTGCGGGTGCTGGCCGAGCTGAACGGCTGA
- a CDS encoding N-acetylmuramoyl-L-alanine amidase, whose protein sequence is MPYDSESPSPARRRLRGNLVIATAALVPTCLAGWLVWQAMGGSGGQDDKPPRVLPLPSASVAVPPSGNAKLPTVTVTATPSPSASPRPARPTGPLAGRVVVIDPGHNPGNFKHPTEINRQVDIGTNKKECDTTGTATRDGYTEAAFTLDVAHRLRALLEKQGATVSYTQDGERAFGPCVDERARIGNTAKADAVVSVHADGAPEGDRGFHVILPALVKAGKADTAAIVGPSRELGVRIAGKFVAATGTAASNYVGDGTGLDVRKDLGGLNLSTVPKVFIECGNMQDSRDAGLLKSAQWRQKAAQGLADGIGSFLLK, encoded by the coding sequence GTGCCGTACGACAGCGAGTCCCCCAGCCCCGCCCGGCGCCGACTGCGCGGCAACCTCGTCATCGCGACCGCCGCGCTGGTTCCGACCTGCCTGGCCGGGTGGCTGGTGTGGCAGGCCATGGGCGGCTCCGGCGGCCAGGACGACAAGCCGCCGAGGGTGCTGCCGCTGCCGAGCGCGTCGGTGGCCGTACCCCCGTCGGGGAACGCCAAGCTGCCGACGGTGACCGTGACGGCCACCCCCTCGCCGTCGGCCTCTCCCCGGCCCGCCCGGCCCACCGGCCCGCTGGCCGGGCGGGTCGTGGTGATCGACCCGGGCCACAACCCGGGCAACTTCAAGCACCCCACCGAGATCAACCGCCAGGTGGACATCGGGACGAACAAGAAGGAGTGCGACACCACCGGCACCGCCACCCGCGACGGCTACACCGAGGCAGCGTTCACCCTCGACGTCGCGCACCGGCTGCGGGCGCTCCTGGAGAAGCAGGGCGCGACCGTCTCCTACACCCAGGACGGGGAGCGCGCCTTCGGCCCGTGCGTGGACGAGCGGGCCCGGATCGGCAACACGGCGAAGGCGGACGCGGTCGTCTCGGTCCACGCCGACGGCGCCCCCGAGGGCGACCGGGGCTTCCATGTGATCCTGCCCGCACTGGTGAAGGCGGGGAAGGCGGACACCGCGGCGATCGTGGGGCCCTCGCGTGAGCTGGGTGTGAGGATCGCGGGGAAGTTCGTGGCGGCGACCGGGACGGCCGCCTCCAACTACGTCGGCGACGGGACCGGGCTGGACGTCCGCAAGGACCTCGGCGGGCTCAACCTCTCCACCGTGCCGAAGGTGTTCATCGAGTGCGGGAACATGCAGGATTCCCGTGACGCCGGGCTGCTGAAGAGCGCGCAGTGGCGCCAGAAGGCGGCCCAGGGCCTCGCCGACGGCATCGGTTCCTTCCTGCTGAAGTGA
- a CDS encoding class I SAM-dependent methyltransferase, giving the protein MATPKPEILAAFEAAKGFMPVTEGLALYAAAVEAAALGLPLLEVGTYCGRSTLLLADAARAAGTVAVTVDHHRGSEEQQPGWEYHDSAVVDPEVGLMDTLPTFRRTLHGAGLEDHVIAVVGHSPQVARAWGGRVGLVFIDGGHTDEHASADYEGWAPHLAEGGLLLIHDVFPDPVDEFTGQAPYRVYLRALASGAFTEVSATESLRVLRRTGPGA; this is encoded by the coding sequence ATGGCGACACCCAAGCCGGAGATACTCGCCGCCTTCGAGGCCGCCAAGGGTTTCATGCCCGTGACCGAGGGGCTCGCGCTGTACGCGGCGGCCGTGGAGGCGGCGGCGCTCGGGCTGCCGCTCCTGGAGGTCGGCACCTACTGCGGGCGCTCCACGCTGCTGCTCGCCGACGCCGCCCGGGCCGCCGGGACCGTCGCCGTCACCGTCGACCACCACCGGGGCAGCGAGGAGCAGCAGCCCGGCTGGGAGTACCACGACTCTGCCGTCGTCGACCCCGAGGTCGGGCTGATGGACACCCTGCCCACCTTCCGGCGCACCCTGCACGGGGCGGGCCTGGAGGACCACGTGATCGCGGTCGTGGGGCACTCGCCGCAGGTGGCGCGGGCCTGGGGCGGCCGGGTCGGGCTGGTCTTCATCGACGGCGGCCACACCGACGAGCACGCGAGCGCCGACTACGAGGGCTGGGCCCCGCACCTCGCCGAGGGCGGACTGCTGCTGATCCACGACGTCTTCCCGGACCCGGTCGACGAGTTCACCGGCCAGGCCCCGTACCGCGTCTATCTGCGCGCGCTCGCCTCCGGCGCGTTCACCGAGGTCTCGGCCACCGAGTCGCTGCGGGTGCTGCGCCGCACCGGCCCCGGGGCGTGA
- a CDS encoding acyl-CoA dehydrogenase has protein sequence MGIGITREHRELAGSVRGLLGRAAPMDRVRALLDAPDPAARPPYWDALAAQGLLGIHLGERHGGGGLPELAVVLEEAGRAALPGPYLPSTLAAAVLDRGGRADLAGAVAAGDRVAAVALGPGTLTAVPGPAGWTLDGAAPPVLAAAQADLLVLAAGSGRGTVWLAVDAADLAVRAHDSADPTRPTAEVTAHAAAVPADRALAAGPALVPDLAAVLFAAEACGTAGWALDTAVAHAKVREQFGRPIGAFQAVKHLCADMLVRVERARALVWDAARVAQDEVRESGAGVRGLVASLAAATALDAAFSCAQDCIQILGGIGFTWEHDAHLHLRRALVARQLLGAGDVHRQRAVALAGAGARRVLRTDLPPRAEEFRAPARRAAEAVRGLGPAAARRALAPTGYAVPHLPPPYGLGADPVQQLVVQEELRAAGVRPVELGIAAWVVPSLLAYGTPAQQERFLPPTLRGDLHWCQLFSEPGAGSDLAALRTRAERTPDGWRITGQKVWTSSARTADYGILLARTDPAAPKHEGLTYFLVDMKNTPGIDIRPLKEITGDSLFNEVYFDGARLPSDAVVGEPGGGWRVARNTLGNERVHMADQVAFDTGLEALLARAGELDGACRARIGALAAEAHALACIGLRTTLRQVSGLEPGAGASVRKLVQTTHQQKVAELALELLGPAGAVAEGPAAGAVHGFLMSRCLTIAGGTTQVQLNVVAERILGLPRD, from the coding sequence ATGGGAATCGGGATCACCCGGGAACACCGGGAGCTGGCCGGATCGGTGCGCGGGCTGCTCGGCCGGGCCGCGCCCATGGACCGGGTGCGCGCACTGCTCGACGCGCCCGACCCCGCCGCCCGGCCCCCCTACTGGGACGCGCTGGCCGCGCAGGGGCTGCTCGGCATCCACCTCGGCGAGCGGCACGGCGGCGGGGGCCTGCCCGAGCTCGCCGTCGTCCTGGAGGAGGCGGGCCGCGCCGCGCTGCCCGGCCCCTATCTGCCCAGCACGCTCGCGGCGGCCGTCCTGGACCGGGGCGGCCGGGCCGACCTGGCCGGGGCCGTCGCCGCCGGGGACCGCGTCGCCGCCGTGGCGCTCGGCCCCGGCACGCTCACCGCCGTCCCCGGCCCGGCGGGCTGGACGCTCGACGGCGCCGCCCCGCCGGTCCTCGCCGCGGCCCAGGCCGATCTGCTCGTCCTGGCCGCCGGGAGCGGCCGGGGCACGGTGTGGCTGGCGGTCGACGCGGCGGACCTCGCGGTGCGCGCCCACGACAGCGCCGACCCCACCCGCCCCACCGCCGAGGTCACCGCGCACGCCGCGGCCGTCCCCGCCGACCGCGCCCTGGCGGCCGGCCCCGCCCTCGTACCCGATCTGGCGGCCGTGCTCTTCGCGGCCGAGGCGTGCGGCACGGCGGGCTGGGCGCTGGACACCGCCGTCGCCCACGCCAAGGTGCGCGAGCAGTTCGGCCGCCCCATCGGCGCCTTCCAGGCGGTCAAGCACCTGTGCGCCGACATGCTGGTACGGGTGGAACGCGCCCGGGCACTGGTGTGGGACGCGGCCCGGGTGGCGCAGGACGAGGTCCGGGAGAGCGGCGCCGGGGTGCGCGGGCTGGTCGCCTCGCTCGCCGCCGCCACCGCCCTGGACGCCGCCTTCTCCTGCGCCCAGGACTGCATCCAGATCCTCGGCGGCATCGGCTTCACCTGGGAGCACGACGCCCACCTCCATCTGCGCCGCGCCCTGGTCGCACGCCAGCTGCTCGGCGCCGGGGACGTCCACCGCCAGCGGGCCGTCGCGCTCGCCGGGGCCGGGGCGCGCCGGGTGCTGCGCACCGATCTGCCGCCCCGCGCCGAGGAGTTCCGGGCCCCGGCCCGCCGCGCCGCCGAGGCGGTGCGCGGCCTCGGCCCGGCGGCGGCCCGCCGCGCCCTCGCCCCCACCGGCTACGCGGTCCCGCACCTGCCGCCCCCGTACGGGCTGGGCGCGGACCCGGTCCAGCAGCTGGTGGTGCAGGAGGAGCTGCGGGCGGCCGGGGTGCGGCCGGTGGAGCTGGGGATCGCGGCCTGGGTGGTGCCCTCGCTGCTCGCGTACGGGACGCCCGCGCAGCAGGAGCGCTTCCTGCCGCCGACCCTGCGCGGCGACCTCCACTGGTGCCAGCTGTTCTCCGAGCCGGGCGCGGGCTCGGACCTCGCGGCCCTGCGCACCCGGGCCGAACGCACCCCCGACGGCTGGCGGATCACCGGCCAGAAGGTGTGGACGAGCTCGGCCCGCACCGCCGACTACGGCATCCTGCTCGCCCGCACCGACCCGGCCGCCCCCAAGCACGAGGGGCTGACGTACTTCCTCGTCGACATGAAGAACACGCCCGGGATCGACATCCGCCCGCTCAAGGAGATCACCGGCGACTCCCTCTTCAACGAGGTGTACTTCGACGGCGCCCGGCTGCCGTCCGACGCGGTCGTCGGCGAGCCGGGCGGCGGCTGGCGGGTCGCCCGCAACACCCTCGGCAACGAGCGCGTCCACATGGCCGACCAGGTGGCCTTCGACACCGGCCTCGAAGCGCTGCTCGCCCGCGCGGGCGAGCTCGACGGCGCCTGCCGGGCCCGGATCGGCGCCCTGGCCGCCGAGGCGCACGCGCTCGCCTGCATCGGGCTGCGCACCACCCTGCGGCAGGTCTCGGGGCTCGAACCCGGCGCGGGCGCCAGCGTACGCAAACTGGTGCAGACCACCCATCAGCAGAAGGTGGCCGAACTCGCCCTGGAACTCCTCGGCCCCGCGGGCGCGGTGGCCGAGGGCCCGGCGGCGGGGGCCGTGCACGGCTTTCTGATGTCCCGCTGCCTGACCATCGCGGGCGGCACCACCCAGGTTCAGCTGAACGTCGTGGCCGAGCGCATCCTCGGCCTGCCACGAGACTGA
- a CDS encoding beta-ketoacyl synthase N-terminal-like domain-containing protein, which translates to MRASCVAGVGMTRFEKPESRQWQYWDMAREAGAAALADAGLPYERVEQVIAGYCFQPSTAGQRAAYELGLTGVPVHNVNNNCATGASALTLARQLVAGGAAECVLALGFEKMRRGALGGGDGGDFAVSPVARHYGVMAAAHGFAASPPTAQIFGNAAREHMAAYGTTPEQLAAVAAKNHRHSVHNPYAQFRTEYSVAEVLAAKEIHAPLTKLQCSPTSDGAAAAVVVSAEYAAAHGLAGRAVEIVAQEMTTDTEESFASGRCVDVVGAGMTRRAARAVFERSGLGIDDVDVVELHDCFSVNELLTYEALGMCAQGESGKLVESGATTYGGRWVVNPSGGLISKGHPLGATGLAQTAELVWQLRGEAGARQVEGARVGLAHNIGLGGAAVVTLLRK; encoded by the coding sequence GTGCGCGCCAGCTGTGTCGCCGGGGTCGGCATGACCAGGTTCGAGAAGCCCGAGTCCCGGCAGTGGCAGTACTGGGACATGGCCCGGGAGGCGGGAGCGGCGGCGCTGGCCGACGCGGGCCTCCCCTACGAGCGGGTCGAGCAGGTGATCGCGGGCTACTGCTTCCAGCCGTCCACGGCGGGCCAGCGCGCCGCCTACGAACTGGGGCTCACCGGCGTCCCCGTCCACAACGTCAACAACAACTGCGCGACCGGCGCGAGCGCGCTGACCCTGGCGCGGCAGCTGGTGGCGGGCGGCGCGGCCGAGTGCGTACTGGCGCTGGGCTTCGAGAAGATGCGCCGGGGCGCCCTGGGCGGCGGCGACGGCGGGGACTTCGCGGTCTCCCCGGTGGCCCGCCACTACGGCGTGATGGCCGCCGCCCACGGCTTCGCGGCGAGCCCGCCCACGGCGCAGATCTTCGGGAACGCGGCGCGGGAGCACATGGCGGCGTACGGGACGACGCCCGAGCAGCTGGCGGCCGTCGCCGCCAAGAACCACCGGCACTCGGTGCACAACCCCTACGCCCAGTTCCGCACCGAGTACTCGGTGGCCGAGGTCCTCGCGGCCAAGGAGATCCACGCCCCGCTCACCAAGCTCCAGTGCTCCCCGACCTCGGACGGCGCGGCGGCGGCGGTCGTCGTCTCCGCGGAGTACGCCGCGGCCCACGGCCTGGCCGGGCGCGCGGTGGAGATCGTCGCGCAGGAGATGACGACCGACACGGAGGAGTCGTTCGCCTCCGGCCGGTGCGTCGACGTGGTGGGCGCGGGGATGACCCGCCGGGCGGCGCGGGCCGTCTTCGAGCGCTCGGGCCTCGGCATCGACGACGTGGACGTCGTCGAGCTCCACGACTGCTTCTCCGTCAACGAGCTCCTGACGTACGAGGCGCTGGGCATGTGCGCGCAGGGCGAGTCGGGAAAGCTGGTGGAGTCCGGGGCGACGACGTACGGCGGCCGGTGGGTGGTGAACCCCTCGGGCGGTCTCATCTCCAAGGGCCACCCGCTGGGCGCGACGGGCCTGGCCCAGACGGCGGAGCTGGTCTGGCAGCTGCGCGGCGAGGCGGGGGCCCGGCAGGTGGAGGGCGCGCGGGTGGGGCTGGCCCACAACATCGGGCTGGGCGGCGCGGCGGTGGTGACGCTCCTGCGGAAATAG
- a CDS encoding MFS transporter translates to MVQAPADTASLPTRTPTARTWLVLLAACAGQFLVVLDVSVVNVALPSMKSGLGMSPTGLQWVVNAYSIAYAGFMLLGGRAGDLYGRKRMFLVGLGLFTAASLAGGLAQEGWQLLLARAVQGLGAAVLAPSTLTILTAAVPEGPARTRAIGTWAAVGAGGGAAGGLVGGVLTDTLSWRWVLLINVPVGALVLTAAALWITESRAGARNRLDLPGAVAVTGGLGVLAYGIVQTEEAGWTAPRTLAPLLGGVALLVAFLFVESRAAAPLMPLRLLRLRAVSSANVVMFACGSATFCTWYFMTLYAQNVLGYTPLGAGLALIPSSLSIVFGAKIAPRLMPVTGTRNLTVLGVLIAAAGFGWQSTMQAGDPYWMSILVPGILMMTGAGLATTPLASLATSGAAPGEAGLVSGLVNTSRTMGGALGLAILSTAATARTGDSFTPESLTEGYALAFRTGGFVLLASTVVALVWLPRTPSAKR, encoded by the coding sequence ATGGTTCAAGCGCCCGCGGACACCGCCTCCCTACCCACCCGGACCCCCACCGCCCGTACCTGGCTCGTTCTCCTGGCCGCCTGCGCCGGACAGTTCCTCGTCGTCCTGGACGTGTCCGTCGTCAACGTCGCCCTGCCCTCCATGAAGTCCGGCCTCGGAATGAGCCCGACCGGACTGCAGTGGGTGGTGAACGCGTACTCCATCGCGTACGCCGGCTTCATGCTCCTGGGCGGCCGTGCCGGGGACCTCTACGGGCGCAAGCGCATGTTCCTCGTCGGGCTCGGCCTGTTCACCGCCGCCAGCCTGGCGGGCGGGCTCGCCCAGGAGGGGTGGCAGCTGCTGCTCGCGCGGGCCGTGCAGGGGCTCGGCGCCGCCGTGCTCGCCCCCTCCACCCTCACCATCCTCACCGCCGCCGTCCCCGAGGGCCCCGCCCGCACCCGGGCCATAGGCACCTGGGCGGCGGTCGGCGCGGGCGGCGGCGCGGCGGGCGGGCTGGTCGGCGGAGTGCTCACCGACACGCTGTCGTGGCGCTGGGTGCTGCTCATCAACGTGCCGGTCGGCGCGCTCGTCCTGACCGCCGCCGCGCTGTGGATCACGGAGAGCCGCGCGGGCGCCCGCAACCGGCTGGACCTGCCGGGCGCGGTCGCCGTCACCGGCGGGCTCGGCGTCCTGGCGTACGGCATCGTGCAGACCGAGGAGGCGGGCTGGACCGCGCCCCGCACCCTTGCCCCGCTGCTCGGCGGGGTGGCCCTGCTCGTGGCGTTCCTGTTCGTCGAGTCCCGTGCGGCGGCGCCGCTGATGCCGCTGCGGCTGCTGCGGCTGCGCGCGGTCTCCTCGGCGAACGTGGTGATGTTCGCCTGCGGCTCGGCGACCTTCTGCACCTGGTACTTCATGACGCTGTACGCGCAGAACGTCCTCGGCTACACCCCGCTCGGCGCCGGGCTCGCCCTCATCCCGAGCTCGCTGAGCATCGTCTTCGGCGCCAAGATCGCGCCCCGGCTGATGCCGGTGACGGGCACCCGCAACCTCACCGTGCTGGGCGTGCTGATCGCCGCCGCCGGGTTCGGCTGGCAGTCCACGATGCAGGCCGGTGACCCGTACTGGATGTCCATCCTGGTGCCCGGCATCCTGATGATGACCGGCGCGGGCCTGGCCACCACCCCGCTGGCCTCCCTGGCCACCTCGGGCGCGGCGCCGGGCGAGGCCGGACTGGTCTCCGGCCTCGTCAACACCTCCCGCACCATGGGCGGCGCGCTGGGCCTGGCGATCCTGTCGACGGCGGCCACGGCCCGCACCGGCGACTCCTTCACCCCCGAGTCCCTCACCGAGGGCTACGCCCTGGCCTTCCGCACCGGCGGCTTCGTCCTGCTCGCCAGCACGGTGGTGGCCCTGGTGTGGCTGCCGAGGACGCCGTCGGCGAAGCGGTGA
- a CDS encoding response regulator — protein MNEMPQDHRPAKSVRVLLAEDQGMMRGALALLLGLEEDIEVVAQVGAGDQIVDAALVARPDVALLDIELPGRSGLDAAADLREECPDCRVLILTTFGRPGYLRRAMEAGAAGFLVKDGPVEDLAEAIRRVLRGETVIDPALAAAALSAGSNPLTARERDVLNASVDGATVADIAGKLHLSESTVRNYLSSAIGKTATRNRMEAVRAARQQGWL, from the coding sequence ATGAACGAGATGCCCCAAGACCACCGCCCCGCGAAGTCCGTACGCGTTCTCCTCGCCGAGGACCAGGGGATGATGCGCGGGGCCCTCGCCCTGCTGCTCGGGCTGGAGGAGGACATCGAGGTCGTCGCGCAGGTCGGGGCCGGGGACCAGATCGTGGACGCGGCGCTCGTCGCGCGGCCCGACGTGGCGCTCCTCGACATCGAACTGCCGGGCCGCAGCGGGCTCGACGCCGCCGCCGACCTCCGCGAGGAGTGCCCGGACTGCCGGGTGCTCATCCTGACCACGTTCGGGCGGCCCGGGTACCTGCGGCGGGCGATGGAGGCGGGCGCGGCCGGGTTCCTGGTGAAGGACGGGCCGGTGGAGGACCTGGCCGAGGCGATCCGGCGGGTGCTGCGCGGCGAGACCGTCATCGACCCGGCGCTCGCCGCGGCGGCGCTCAGCGCGGGCTCCAACCCGCTGACCGCGCGCGAGCGGGACGTCCTGAACGCCTCCGTGGACGGCGCCACCGTCGCCGACATCGCGGGCAAGCTGCACCTGTCGGAGTCGACCGTGCGCAACTACCTGTCCTCGGCGATCGGCAAGACCGCCACCCGCAACCGCATGGAGGCGGTACGGGCGGCCCGCCAGCAGGGGTGGCTCTAG
- a CDS encoding histidine kinase: protein MSTMDGYGNGENETVARLQPRLPELRKAAAARSARRGCARDADLPGPPASGYTLLPWLLMGLGAFSNLVQGRTPNPWVGGAGLLAFNSLYITISFRAFVKEKRESRSTLVILAAMAAITYGLSIRYGGTWLFFFPLLSLACGAVLRDRQLGLVIMVLASSAGAISGMKSGAVWNNVTIAYGTFLSGMVTAAVLSLSQTVRELRDTRQELARTAVEKERLRFSRDLHDLLGHTLSVIVVKSEAARRLAPRDLDAALSQVADIESVGRQALTEIREAVTGYREGSLSTELDRARSALTAADVEPVVRQSGPPLAKQTEALLGWVVREAVTNVVRHSGASHCEIVVDGAPERVRLKITDDGRGAAPGPATAPRTGGTGLKGLTERLASAGGSLRAGPGPRGGFQVTAELPVDPLDAELEAELEREARG from the coding sequence GTGAGCACCATGGACGGGTACGGGAACGGGGAGAACGAGACAGTGGCACGACTCCAGCCGAGGCTGCCGGAGCTGAGGAAGGCCGCCGCCGCGCGGTCCGCGCGCCGCGGGTGCGCGCGCGACGCCGACCTGCCCGGCCCCCCGGCCAGCGGCTACACCCTGCTGCCCTGGCTCCTGATGGGGCTGGGCGCGTTCTCCAACCTCGTCCAGGGCAGGACCCCCAACCCGTGGGTCGGCGGCGCCGGTCTGCTGGCCTTCAACTCGCTGTACATCACGATCTCCTTCCGCGCCTTCGTCAAGGAGAAGCGGGAGAGCCGGTCGACGCTCGTCATCCTGGCCGCGATGGCAGCGATCACGTACGGCCTGAGCATCCGCTACGGCGGCACCTGGCTGTTCTTCTTCCCGCTGCTCTCGCTGGCCTGCGGCGCGGTGCTGCGGGACCGGCAGCTGGGTCTCGTGATCATGGTCCTGGCGAGCTCGGCGGGCGCGATCTCCGGCATGAAGTCGGGGGCGGTCTGGAACAACGTGACCATCGCGTACGGAACGTTCCTGTCCGGCATGGTCACCGCGGCCGTCCTCTCGCTCTCGCAGACCGTGCGCGAACTGCGCGACACCCGCCAGGAGCTGGCCCGCACCGCAGTGGAGAAGGAGCGGCTGCGGTTCTCGCGCGACCTGCACGACCTCCTCGGCCACACCCTCTCGGTGATCGTGGTGAAGTCGGAGGCAGCCCGCCGCCTCGCCCCCCGCGACCTCGACGCGGCGCTCTCCCAGGTCGCCGACATCGAGTCGGTCGGCCGCCAGGCCCTCACCGAGATCCGGGAGGCCGTCACGGGCTACCGCGAGGGCAGCCTCAGCACCGAACTCGACCGGGCCCGCTCGGCGCTCACCGCGGCCGACGTCGAGCCGGTGGTCCGCCAGTCCGGCCCGCCGCTGGCCAAGCAGACGGAGGCGCTGCTGGGCTGGGTGGTACGGGAGGCGGTGACCAATGTCGTACGGCACAGCGGCGCGTCCCACTGCGAGATCGTGGTCGACGGCGCGCCGGAACGGGTCCGGCTGAAGATCACCGACGACGGCCGCGGCGCCGCCCCCGGCCCCGCCACCGCCCCCCGGACCGGCGGCACGGGCCTCAAGGGCCTGACCGAACGCCTGGCCTCGGCGGGCGGCTCCCTCCGGGCCGGTCCGGGCCCGCGCGGCGGCTTCCAGGTGACCGCGGAACTCCCGGTGGACCCGCTCGACGCGGAGTTGGAGGCGGAGCTGGAGAGGGAGGCCCGGGGGTGA